In Curtobacterium sp. L6-1, a genomic segment contains:
- a CDS encoding bifunctional proline dehydrogenase/L-glutamate gamma-semialdehyde dehydrogenase, whose translation MTDLQPRTDADGTPAPDGTATSPAAPTADALADQSVALVRQWLAEAETYPVDGSAKQLAGVLADPKGLAFAVGFVDGVVRPEDLGVAARKLRAIAPDAPGFLPAALRGLVRLGGGMAPGLPGVVVPIARRVLRNMVGHLIVDATDAKLGPAIAKIKQDGVRLNVNLLGEAVLGEREAARRLAGTHALLSRADVDYVSIKVSSTVHPHSPWAFDHAVDDIVEQLRPLFERAAASTPKKFINLDMEEYKDLDLTIAVFTKLLDEPQFTDLEAGIVLQAYLPDALAAMEHLQEWSAARRARGGADIKVRLVKGANLPMEQVEASVHGWPLATWHTKQDSDTNYKRVLDWALTPERIANVRVGVAGHNLFDVAHAWLLAGERGVRDGIEFEMLLGMAQGQAAAVKKTVGSLLLYTPVVHPGEFDVAIAYLIRRLEEGASQDNFMSAVFSLASSPTLFAREEARFRDSLAPLALPGGLDAPASHRIADRYAAVERPVPGHFENTPDSDPSVGAVREWGAAITERIATSTLGVSAVQQARITSGTTLESALRRVRAAGTAWGSWSGAARGAVLHAVGDALEANRAALIEVMASETGKTIDQADPEVSEAIDFAHFYAELAASLDTVDGASFTPAALTLVTPPWNFPVAIPAGSTLAALAAGSAVVLKPAPPAARSGAVLASVIETALDAHGAPADVMAFLDVEESELGKDLIASPLVDRVILTGAYETAELFRSFRPDLPLLAETSGKNAVIVTPSADLDLAVKDVVASAFGHAGQKCSAASLVVMVGSVAKSKRFRNQLLDAVSSLTVGYPTDPTTQMGPIIEPASGKLLDGLTTLGAGESWAVEPKRLDETGKLWSPGVRQGVRRGSEYHRTEYFGPILGVMVAETLDEAIDIVNEVDYGLTSGLHSLDPGEIGTWLRRIQAGNLYVNRSITGAIVRRQPFGGWKKSAVGAGTKAGGVNYLVGLGSWEPAVARAGSTPSSDVSAFVRATGVASESVDRAVASDELAWTTEFGTAADVSALSAERNVFRYLPFPGVQVRLAAEGTTEDLVRVVAAALRAGTSVQVSTAVALPEAVATALRGLSLVESVRQTESDETFAARIAAGPSTRVRLIAGDAAALAVGTDGRPDVAVYAEPVTEAGRIEMLPFLREQAVSITAHRFGTPNHLSDALI comes from the coding sequence ATGACCGACCTGCAGCCCCGCACCGACGCGGACGGCACCCCTGCGCCCGACGGCACGGCCACGAGCCCCGCCGCCCCCACCGCCGACGCCCTCGCAGACCAGAGCGTCGCGCTCGTCCGACAGTGGCTCGCCGAGGCCGAGACGTACCCGGTCGACGGGTCCGCGAAGCAGCTCGCCGGCGTCCTCGCCGACCCGAAGGGCCTGGCCTTCGCCGTCGGGTTCGTCGACGGCGTCGTCCGGCCCGAGGACCTCGGCGTCGCCGCCCGCAAGCTGCGCGCGATCGCACCCGACGCCCCCGGCTTCCTGCCGGCCGCGCTGCGTGGGCTGGTGCGCCTCGGTGGCGGGATGGCACCAGGCCTCCCGGGCGTCGTCGTCCCGATCGCCCGACGCGTGCTGCGGAACATGGTCGGGCACCTCATCGTCGACGCCACCGACGCGAAGCTCGGTCCGGCGATCGCGAAGATCAAGCAGGACGGCGTCCGGCTCAACGTGAACCTGCTCGGCGAAGCCGTGCTCGGGGAGCGCGAAGCCGCGCGCCGCCTCGCCGGGACGCACGCGCTGCTCAGCCGTGCGGACGTCGACTACGTGTCGATCAAGGTCTCGTCGACCGTGCACCCGCACTCGCCGTGGGCGTTCGACCACGCGGTCGACGACATCGTCGAGCAGCTCCGTCCGCTGTTCGAGCGAGCGGCAGCGTCGACGCCGAAGAAGTTCATCAACCTCGACATGGAGGAGTACAAGGACCTCGACCTGACGATCGCGGTCTTCACGAAGCTCCTCGACGAGCCGCAGTTCACCGACCTCGAAGCGGGGATCGTCCTGCAGGCGTACCTGCCGGACGCGCTCGCCGCCATGGAGCACCTGCAGGAGTGGTCCGCCGCTCGTCGTGCCCGCGGGGGCGCCGACATCAAGGTCCGCCTGGTCAAGGGCGCGAACCTGCCGATGGAGCAGGTCGAGGCCTCCGTGCACGGGTGGCCGCTCGCGACCTGGCACACCAAGCAGGACTCGGACACGAACTACAAGCGCGTGCTCGACTGGGCACTGACGCCCGAGCGCATCGCGAACGTCCGGGTCGGCGTCGCCGGGCACAACCTGTTCGACGTGGCGCACGCCTGGCTCCTCGCCGGGGAGCGCGGTGTCCGGGACGGCATCGAGTTCGAGATGCTCCTCGGCATGGCGCAGGGCCAGGCCGCCGCGGTGAAGAAGACCGTCGGCTCGCTGCTCCTGTACACGCCGGTCGTGCACCCGGGCGAGTTCGACGTCGCCATCGCCTACCTCATCCGTCGCCTCGAAGAAGGTGCGTCGCAGGACAACTTCATGTCCGCGGTGTTCTCCCTCGCCTCGTCGCCGACGCTCTTCGCCCGCGAGGAAGCCCGCTTCCGCGACTCCCTCGCCCCGCTCGCACTGCCCGGCGGACTGGACGCCCCGGCGTCCCACCGCATCGCCGACCGTTACGCCGCCGTCGAGCGCCCGGTGCCCGGCCACTTCGAGAACACCCCCGACAGCGACCCGTCCGTCGGCGCCGTCCGCGAGTGGGGTGCCGCCATCACCGAGCGGATCGCCACCTCGACGCTCGGCGTCTCCGCCGTCCAGCAGGCGCGCATCACCTCCGGCACGACCCTCGAGTCCGCCCTGCGGCGCGTCCGTGCCGCCGGCACGGCCTGGGGCTCCTGGTCGGGTGCAGCACGCGGTGCCGTCCTGCACGCCGTCGGCGATGCCCTCGAGGCGAACCGCGCCGCCCTCATCGAGGTCATGGCGTCGGAGACCGGCAAGACGATCGACCAGGCCGACCCCGAGGTGTCCGAGGCCATCGACTTCGCGCACTTCTACGCGGAACTGGCCGCGTCGCTCGACACGGTCGACGGTGCGTCGTTCACCCCGGCTGCGCTGACGCTCGTCACGCCGCCGTGGAACTTCCCCGTGGCGATCCCCGCCGGCTCGACCCTGGCCGCCCTCGCCGCCGGGTCCGCGGTCGTGCTGAAGCCCGCGCCGCCGGCCGCCCGCAGTGGTGCCGTCCTGGCGTCGGTCATCGAGACTGCCCTCGACGCGCACGGTGCGCCGGCGGACGTCATGGCGTTCCTCGACGTCGAGGAGTCCGAGCTCGGCAAGGACCTCATCGCGTCGCCGCTCGTCGACCGGGTGATCCTGACCGGCGCGTACGAGACGGCCGAGCTGTTCCGGTCCTTCCGGCCGGACCTGCCGCTGCTCGCCGAGACGTCCGGCAAGAACGCCGTCATCGTGACCCCGTCGGCGGACCTCGACCTCGCCGTGAAGGACGTCGTCGCCTCGGCCTTCGGCCACGCGGGGCAGAAGTGCTCGGCCGCGTCGCTCGTCGTCATGGTCGGCTCGGTCGCGAAGTCCAAGCGCTTCCGCAACCAGCTCCTCGACGCGGTGTCCTCGCTGACCGTCGGCTACCCGACCGACCCGACGACCCAGATGGGACCGATCATCGAACCGGCGTCGGGCAAGCTGCTCGACGGCCTGACGACGCTCGGTGCGGGGGAGTCCTGGGCGGTCGAGCCGAAGCGGCTCGACGAGACCGGGAAGCTCTGGAGCCCCGGTGTCCGGCAGGGCGTCCGGCGCGGCTCGGAGTACCACCGCACGGAGTACTTCGGCCCGATCCTCGGCGTGATGGTGGCGGAGACCCTCGACGAGGCGATCGACATCGTCAACGAGGTCGACTACGGCCTCACCTCCGGCCTGCACTCGCTCGACCCGGGTGAGATCGGGACGTGGCTCCGTCGCATCCAGGCGGGCAACCTCTACGTGAACCGCAGCATCACGGGCGCCATCGTCCGCCGCCAGCCGTTCGGCGGGTGGAAGAAGTCCGCAGTCGGCGCGGGCACCAAGGCCGGCGGCGTGAACTACCTGGTCGGCCTCGGCTCGTGGGAGCCCGCCGTCGCCCGCGCTGGCTCGACGCCGTCGTCGGACGTGTCGGCCTTCGTCCGGGCGACCGGTGTCGCGTCCGAGTCGGTCGACCGTGCGGTCGCGTCCGACGAGCTCGCGTGGACCACGGAGTTCGGGACCGCGGCCGATGTGTCCGCACTCTCCGCCGAGCGCAACGTCTTCCGCTACCTGCCGTTCCCTGGGGTGCAGGTCCGCTTGGCTGCCGAGGGCACGACCGAGGACCTCGTGCGGGTCGTCGCCGCGGCGCTCCGTGCAGGCACCTCCGTCCAGGTCTCCACGGCCGTCGCGCTCCCGGAAGCGGTGGCCACCGCGCTCCGAGGCCTCTCGCTCGTCGAGTCCGTGCGGCAGACCGAGTCGGACGAGACGTTCGCCGCCCGGATCGCTGCCGGCCCGTCCACGCGCGTCCGACTCATCGCCGGGGACGCTGCCGCGCTCGCAGTTGGGACGGACGGGCGGCCCGACGTCGCCGTGTACGCGGAGCCGGTGACCGAGGCCGGGCGCATCGAGATGCTGCCGTTCCTCCGGGAGCAGGCGGTGTCCATCACGGCGCACCGCTTCGGGACGCCGAACCACCTGTCGGACGCCCTCATCTGA
- a CDS encoding VOC family protein: protein MTDPIARPIALAHVRVTVTDIARSKAFYQQLFGVDPAMDFSEHAGEPGITEDRERLYGGCIFPVGDQLFGLRPVAPSGQRFDPDTVGLDHVSFMVGSVDELHEAAARLDAAGVEHGEVTDLGDAGMVILSVQDPDDINLELAAARS from the coding sequence ATGACCGACCCCATCGCCCGCCCCATCGCACTGGCGCACGTCCGCGTGACCGTGACCGACATCGCCCGCAGCAAGGCGTTCTACCAGCAGCTGTTCGGCGTCGATCCCGCGATGGACTTCAGCGAGCACGCCGGTGAGCCCGGGATCACCGAGGACCGTGAGCGGCTCTACGGCGGTTGCATCTTCCCCGTCGGGGACCAGCTCTTCGGCCTCCGCCCCGTCGCTCCCAGCGGCCAGCGGTTCGACCCGGACACGGTCGGTCTCGACCACGTGAGCTTCATGGTCGGATCGGTCGACGAGCTGCACGAGGCGGCCGCGCGGCTCGACGCCGCCGGTGTCGAGCACGGCGAGGTGACCGACCTCGGAGACGCCGGCATGGTGATCCTGTCCGTGCAGGACCCGGACGACATCAACCTGGAACTGGCGGCCGCCCGCAGCTGA
- a CDS encoding QsdR family transcriptional regulator, with amino-acid sequence MSKQPLGALGSALVPSALATRLEAHPDAQRAFRSARHAFIDGGRVDMQALASSLGVDRTSLFRWVGNRDQLLSEILWSLAVPTLDAAGRAAAPSGAARIVDVLDHFTADLIRAPYFRAFLTREPARALRLLTTTDSDVQRRFVAVVSTLVATEQESGAFDPAPLSPDELGRLLVRVSESFTYADLISGDTPNPERARTTFEYILRPVR; translated from the coding sequence GTGAGCAAACAGCCACTCGGCGCCCTCGGGTCGGCGCTCGTCCCGAGCGCGCTCGCCACCCGCTTGGAGGCCCACCCCGACGCCCAGCGCGCGTTCCGGTCCGCGCGTCACGCCTTCATCGACGGGGGCCGCGTCGACATGCAGGCGCTCGCGTCCTCGCTCGGCGTCGACCGGACTTCACTGTTCCGCTGGGTCGGCAACCGCGACCAGCTGCTCTCGGAGATCCTCTGGTCGCTGGCCGTCCCGACGCTCGACGCCGCCGGCCGAGCAGCGGCACCGTCGGGAGCGGCACGCATCGTCGACGTCCTCGACCACTTCACCGCGGACCTGATCCGGGCGCCGTACTTCCGCGCGTTCCTGACCCGCGAGCCGGCCCGGGCACTGCGACTCCTGACGACGACCGACAGCGACGTGCAGCGCCGGTTCGTCGCCGTGGTCTCGACCCTGGTCGCCACCGAGCAGGAGTCGGGCGCCTTCGACCCGGCGCCACTCTCCCCCGACGAACTCGGTCGACTGCTCGTCCGCGTCTCGGAGTCGTTCACCTACGCGGACCTGATCTCGGGCGACACCCCCAACCCCGAGCGGGCACGTACGACGTTCGAGTACATCCTGCGCCCTGTGCGGTGA
- a CDS encoding acyl-CoA dehydrogenase family protein, which translates to MTAAQTPLLESDFYRFQEQLTDQERASLGKLREYLERDVAPIADEYWARAEFPKQVIAPLAELGMYGPGVPLVRQFENSAVYRGWAALELGRVDASVATFIGVQSGLAMNSIAVAGSDEQQREWLPRMASGEVVGAFGLTEPLSGSDSARGLRTTARREGDTWVLNGSKRWIGNATFADVVVIWAKDEADGQVKGFLVTADTPGFTATKIEDKIALRSVQNADITLEDVRVPESRRLQRADSFRATAEVLRLTRTEVAWQAVGISVGAYEAALRYARERVQFGKPIASHQLIQDLLVKSLANITASIALCTQASALQDQGLGGDEHSAMAKAFATAKMRETVGWCREVQGGNGIVLDKGVARFFADAEAIYSYEGTREVNTLIVGRAVTGQAAFV; encoded by the coding sequence ATGACGGCTGCGCAGACGCCCCTGCTGGAATCCGACTTCTACCGGTTCCAGGAGCAGCTGACCGACCAGGAACGCGCCTCCCTCGGCAAGCTCCGTGAGTACCTCGAGCGCGACGTCGCGCCGATCGCGGACGAGTACTGGGCCCGCGCCGAGTTCCCGAAGCAGGTCATCGCTCCGCTCGCCGAGCTCGGCATGTACGGGCCCGGCGTGCCACTGGTCCGTCAGTTCGAGAACTCGGCGGTCTACCGCGGTTGGGCGGCCCTCGAGCTCGGCCGCGTCGACGCCAGCGTCGCGACGTTCATCGGCGTGCAGTCCGGACTGGCGATGAACTCGATCGCGGTCGCGGGCAGCGACGAGCAGCAGCGCGAGTGGCTGCCGCGCATGGCCTCGGGAGAGGTCGTCGGCGCATTCGGTCTCACCGAGCCGCTCTCCGGCAGCGACTCCGCCCGCGGGCTCCGCACCACCGCCCGGCGCGAGGGCGACACCTGGGTCCTGAACGGCTCGAAGCGGTGGATCGGCAACGCGACCTTCGCTGACGTCGTCGTCATCTGGGCGAAGGACGAGGCCGACGGCCAGGTGAAGGGCTTCCTCGTCACCGCGGACACCCCGGGGTTCACCGCGACGAAGATCGAGGACAAGATCGCCCTCCGGTCGGTGCAGAACGCCGACATCACGCTCGAGGACGTCCGCGTGCCCGAGTCCCGTCGCCTGCAGCGTGCCGACTCGTTCCGCGCGACGGCCGAGGTCCTCCGCCTCACCCGCACCGAGGTCGCGTGGCAGGCCGTCGGCATCTCGGTCGGTGCGTACGAGGCGGCCCTCCGCTACGCCCGCGAGCGAGTGCAGTTCGGCAAGCCGATCGCGTCGCACCAGCTCATCCAGGACCTGCTCGTGAAGTCCCTGGCGAACATCACGGCGTCGATCGCGCTCTGCACCCAGGCGTCGGCGCTGCAGGACCAGGGGCTCGGCGGCGACGAGCACTCGGCGATGGCCAAGGCGTTCGCCACGGCGAAGATGCGGGAGACCGTCGGCTGGTGCCGAGAGGTGCAGGGCGGGAACGGCATCGTCCTCGACAAGGGCGTCGCACGCTTCTTCGCCGATGCCGAGGCGATCTACTCGTACGAGGGCACGCGCGAGGTCAACACGCTCATCGTCGGGCGCGCCGTGACCGGACAGGCCGCGTTCGTCTGA